The proteins below are encoded in one region of Limnochorda pilosa:
- a CDS encoding protein O-GlcNAcase: protein MPAGFAVRGVIEGFYGTPWTHAQRVSLMDFLRRHGYNLYVYAPKDDPYHRAQWRSPYPPEKLAELAELAEEARSAGVAFCFAVSPGLSLRYADEGEVELLWRKLASLAEAGVRHFGLLFDDIPPGLHHPQDQARFASAAEAQAHVAGVLLERIRREVPPLPEGSGLPSSQLYFCPTHYRGDPDSPYLRRLGVLLDPEVQVFWTGPRVCSRELAVEHTRAVGQVLRRPPLYWDNYPVNDGMMTAELHIGPYTGRDPGLAEVASGVVLNPMPQYTASRWVLAAAGPYLTAPADYDPEAAWARVWESVARGLSPDPGPLAAALLHFGQANLESPIHSGPPDELIQPIARFLESPMEERMAHAVDLEALFRRILRERDLLSASLPAETLLELEPWLDEYGRWAEIGLQALRVTEAVVQVAWTPLLEEGEPSVPPALHAAARLEQERLRTLLEASLRFRTRVMGDTIRNLAVRVLQASEGYLS from the coding sequence ATGCCCGCAGGTTTCGCCGTTCGGGGCGTGATCGAAGGATTCTACGGCACGCCCTGGACCCACGCGCAGCGCGTCTCCCTCATGGATTTCCTTCGGAGGCACGGCTACAATCTCTACGTCTACGCACCCAAGGACGATCCATACCACCGGGCGCAGTGGCGCTCGCCCTACCCGCCCGAGAAGCTGGCGGAGCTGGCGGAACTGGCCGAGGAAGCCCGCTCGGCAGGCGTCGCGTTCTGCTTTGCTGTGAGCCCGGGTCTGTCGCTGCGTTACGCCGACGAGGGGGAGGTGGAGCTCCTCTGGCGGAAGCTGGCCTCTCTGGCGGAAGCCGGCGTGAGGCACTTTGGACTTCTCTTCGACGACATCCCACCCGGGCTGCACCATCCCCAGGACCAGGCCCGCTTCGCCTCTGCCGCCGAGGCCCAGGCGCATGTGGCCGGCGTGCTGCTCGAACGCATCCGAAGGGAGGTGCCACCCCTGCCTGAGGGGTCGGGGCTCCCCAGCTCGCAGCTCTACTTCTGCCCCACCCACTACCGCGGGGATCCGGACTCGCCCTACCTCCGCCGCCTGGGCGTGCTTCTCGACCCAGAGGTGCAGGTCTTCTGGACGGGCCCTCGCGTCTGCTCCCGGGAGCTGGCGGTGGAGCACACCCGGGCCGTCGGCCAGGTCCTGCGCCGCCCGCCCCTCTACTGGGACAACTACCCGGTGAACGACGGCATGATGACCGCCGAGCTGCACATAGGACCCTACACCGGCCGGGACCCTGGGCTGGCCGAGGTGGCGTCAGGCGTGGTGCTCAACCCCATGCCCCAGTACACGGCCTCGAGGTGGGTGCTGGCAGCGGCCGGCCCGTACCTGACCGCCCCCGCCGACTACGATCCTGAGGCCGCCTGGGCGCGGGTCTGGGAGTCCGTGGCCAGGGGCCTTTCCCCCGACCCGGGCCCACTTGCGGCCGCGCTCCTCCACTTCGGGCAGGCGAACCTGGAGAGCCCCATTCACTCGGGGCCCCCGGACGAGCTCATCCAGCCCATCGCCCGTTTCCTCGAATCTCCGATGGAGGAGCGGATGGCTCACGCCGTGGACCTGGAGGCTCTCTTCCGCCGCATCCTTCGGGAGCGCGACCTCCTGAGCGCCTCCCTACCGGCGGAGACCCTTCTCGAGCTCGAGCCCTGGCTGGACGAGTACGGCCGCTGGGCCGAGATCGGCCTCCAGGCCCTTCGCGTGACGGAGGCGGTGGTCCAGGTCGCCTGGACGCCCCTCTTGGAGGAAGGCGAGCCATCCGTGCCACCGGCCCTCCATGCCGCCGCCCGTCTGGAGCAGGAGCGCCTCCGCACGCTGCTGGAGGCTAGCCTCCGCTTCCGCACCCGGGTGATGGGGGACACCATCCGGAACCTGGCCGTTCGGGTTCTTCAGGCCAGCGAGGGGTACTTATCCTGA
- a CDS encoding carbohydrate ABC transporter permease, with protein sequence MSYSARAETRHAYLLLALPAVIVYLAVIAFPTVFSFGLSLTDYKGGPLFGGLNAIRFVGIDHYVKMFGDRFFWISLQNNVYIILVSVFGQIPIGFTVAYVLYRKLVGMRDLFQTMIYLPTVISTIVIGVLWRSFFSPYGPFTQLMELIRPGWDNTLFLNPSTAMIPVLFVILWMYTGTYLIIFLASLQKIDPQIIDAAKIDGASEWQVLGRVALPSLSGVILTTVILAISGSLKSFDLLFAMTAGNPARRTSVLALYMYDNAFRGSPDYGLANAVSTFMVMLSFALVLILVVLEKRWGGGE encoded by the coding sequence TTGAGCTACTCCGCCAGAGCCGAGACGCGCCACGCGTACCTGCTCCTCGCCCTGCCGGCCGTGATCGTCTACCTGGCGGTCATCGCCTTTCCGACCGTCTTTTCCTTCGGCCTGAGCCTCACCGACTACAAGGGCGGGCCCCTCTTCGGTGGCCTGAACGCCATCCGGTTCGTGGGCATCGACCACTACGTGAAGATGTTCGGGGACCGCTTCTTCTGGATCTCCCTGCAGAACAACGTCTACATCATCCTGGTGTCGGTCTTCGGCCAGATCCCCATCGGCTTCACCGTCGCCTATGTGCTCTACCGGAAGCTGGTGGGCATGCGAGACCTCTTCCAGACCATGATCTACCTTCCGACGGTGATCTCCACGATCGTCATCGGGGTTCTGTGGCGCTCCTTCTTCTCGCCCTACGGCCCCTTCACCCAGCTGATGGAGCTCATCCGGCCCGGATGGGACAACACCCTCTTCCTGAACCCCAGCACCGCCATGATCCCCGTGCTCTTCGTCATCCTGTGGATGTACACAGGCACCTACCTCATCATCTTCCTCGCGAGCCTTCAGAAGATCGACCCCCAGATCATCGACGCGGCCAAGATCGACGGGGCAAGCGAGTGGCAGGTGCTGGGCCGCGTGGCCCTGCCTTCGCTCTCGGGGGTCATCCTCACCACCGTGATCCTGGCCATCTCCGGCTCGCTCAAGTCCTTCGACCTGCTCTTCGCCATGACGGCAGGGAACCCCGCCCGCAGGACGTCGGTTCTGGCCCTATACATGTATGACAACGCCTTCCGGGGATCTCCGGACTACGGGCTGGCCAACGCCGTCTCCACCTTCATGGTGATGCTCAGCTTCGCGCTCGTCCTGATCCTGGTGGTACTCGAGAAGCGCTGGGGGGGCGGGGAGTGA
- a CDS encoding UxaA family hydrolase, with translation MHNGFLVHAAGDSVGVAVVDIEPGTAHGVIQEGGQTVEVEVVEPVPLGHKVALQDIEAGRLVTEYGVPIGKATQAIRAGQHVHTHNLKSARWA, from the coding sequence GTGCACAACGGCTTTCTGGTCCACGCTGCAGGCGACTCGGTGGGTGTAGCCGTAGTCGACATCGAGCCCGGCACTGCGCACGGCGTGATCCAAGAGGGTGGGCAAACCGTTGAGGTGGAGGTCGTCGAGCCCGTTCCTCTGGGGCACAAGGTCGCCTTGCAGGACATCGAAGCGGGCCGGTTGGTCACCGAGTACGGTGTTCCCATCGGAAAGGCGACCCAGGCCATTCGCGCAGGTCAGCACGTGCATACCCACAATCTGAAGAGCGCGAGGTGGGCCTGA
- a CDS encoding IS1634 family transposase, whose translation MDPSRERFAIPHGGAAVLLARLCQQLRIRPIVNAMVRWDPTQCKVSPGTLVVALTLNLLLDREPLYKVKEFYRRRDLGLLFEEPVDVEALNDDALGRALDRLAEIDLPQILQTVGLSAVHLGEMEVRSVHADTTSVSVYGGFGPTEGDRKFLEAHPGKELVRISRGYSKQHRPDLKQFITGLVVTSDGMPILGTIRDGNLNDQIWNREILEALKTSFLDPRRVVYVADSSLVTTKNLDLMAQSKVRFISRLPERFKACDEVKAQAFAENRWQPIGVLAKTRRDGAYYQGVSYLHPIDGRPYRLTVIRSSALDGRKKRKLDSVIGKEREELSKAARELMRQRFNCRADAEAALASFQESYQDALHTYKGQVLAYTEFLRPRGRPRKEVVYPKKTHYQVELRLFAPSEEAKKAWLERESAFVLISNLPEEEWSDTALLEEYKGQTKVEQGFRVYKHPILAEGIFLKSTRRVEAFAYVATLALMAAAFLEYRVRRELKKRKRKGLRLLRGDRVVERPASRALLEELAYIHILWHMTPEGYGRYLQTDLPKEHLDILDLAGFGTEIYVTPMTEV comes from the coding sequence GTGGATCCCAGCCGAGAGCGTTTCGCCATTCCTCATGGAGGAGCGGCGGTCCTGCTGGCCCGCCTCTGCCAGCAGCTTCGAATCCGTCCCATCGTGAACGCCATGGTCCGGTGGGATCCCACTCAGTGCAAGGTCTCGCCGGGAACGCTCGTCGTCGCCCTCACCCTCAACCTCCTGCTGGACCGGGAGCCCTTGTACAAGGTGAAGGAGTTCTACCGCCGGCGCGACCTGGGGTTGCTCTTCGAGGAACCGGTGGACGTGGAGGCCTTGAACGACGACGCCCTTGGGCGGGCTCTCGATAGGCTGGCCGAGATCGACCTTCCCCAGATCCTCCAGACCGTAGGGCTCTCGGCGGTCCACCTGGGTGAGATGGAAGTGCGCTCCGTGCACGCCGACACCACCTCCGTCTCGGTCTACGGCGGGTTTGGGCCAACAGAGGGTGACCGGAAGTTCCTCGAGGCACACCCGGGCAAAGAGCTGGTGAGGATCAGCCGAGGTTACAGCAAGCAGCATCGACCCGATCTGAAGCAGTTCATCACCGGCCTGGTGGTGACGAGCGACGGGATGCCCATTCTGGGTACCATCCGCGACGGGAACCTGAACGACCAGATCTGGAACCGGGAGATCCTCGAAGCGCTGAAGACCAGCTTCCTGGACCCGCGCCGGGTGGTCTACGTGGCCGACTCGAGCCTTGTCACTACCAAGAACCTGGATCTCATGGCCCAATCGAAGGTGCGGTTCATCTCCAGGCTGCCGGAACGCTTCAAAGCATGCGATGAGGTGAAGGCCCAGGCATTCGCCGAGAACCGCTGGCAGCCCATCGGGGTGCTGGCCAAGACCCGCAGGGACGGCGCGTACTACCAAGGGGTCTCCTATCTTCACCCCATCGACGGGCGCCCCTACCGGCTGACGGTGATCCGCTCCTCGGCCCTGGACGGGCGCAAGAAGAGGAAACTCGACAGCGTCATCGGCAAGGAGCGGGAAGAACTGAGCAAGGCGGCCAGGGAACTCATGCGGCAGCGTTTCAACTGCCGGGCCGACGCCGAGGCAGCCCTTGCCTCCTTCCAGGAGAGCTACCAGGACGCCCTGCACACGTACAAGGGGCAGGTGCTCGCCTACACCGAGTTTCTACGGCCCCGGGGCAGGCCGCGCAAGGAGGTGGTCTACCCCAAGAAGACCCACTACCAGGTGGAACTCCGGCTCTTCGCACCGAGCGAGGAGGCCAAGAAGGCGTGGCTCGAACGGGAGAGCGCCTTCGTCTTGATCAGCAACCTCCCCGAGGAGGAATGGAGCGACACCGCCCTCCTGGAGGAGTACAAGGGCCAGACCAAGGTGGAGCAGGGCTTTCGGGTGTACAAGCACCCGATCCTCGCCGAGGGCATCTTTCTCAAGAGCACGCGCCGCGTGGAAGCCTTTGCGTACGTGGCGACGCTCGCCCTCATGGCTGCCGCCTTCCTGGAGTATCGGGTGCGGCGGGAACTGAAAAAGCGCAAGCGGAAAGGGCTCCGCCTCCTGCGAGGCGACCGCGTCGTAGAACGTCCTGCCAGCCGGGCGCTCCTGGAGGAACTCGCTTACATCCACATCCTTTGGCATATGACTCCCGAGGGCTACGGCCGCTATCTGCAGACCGACCTTCCGAAAGAACACCTCGACATCCTCGATCTCGCCGGCTTTGGGACGGAAATCTACGTTACGCCGATGACCGAGGTTTGA
- a CDS encoding carbohydrate ABC transporter permease, translating into MGVVVPAGQHRRPTGGAGLRRGETSPLAKVLLYGVLVLFTLATVFPLLWLVINSFKTTQAFQMDRLGLPERWVVENYVHAWSIGEFETLILNSVVYTFVSTLAAILLSAAAGFAFAKLRSRWTPLLHGSFVIGILLTIQSIMVPLFLAANMVHLYNSRVGVLLVYTGISLPIGIYLFTAYIRSIPDAIVESARVDGASYLTIFHRIVFPMTRPVAATLAIINIATIWNEFMLINILVSDDALKSLPVGILRFSGALSSDYGKQFAALVIGMLPMVLFYLVFRKQIAKGVSAGAVKG; encoded by the coding sequence ATGGGGGTGGTCGTACCGGCCGGCCAGCACAGGCGCCCGACGGGAGGAGCCGGCCTCCGCCGGGGGGAAACCTCCCCGCTGGCGAAGGTCCTGCTCTACGGGGTGCTGGTCCTCTTCACGCTTGCCACCGTCTTTCCGCTGCTATGGCTGGTCATCAACTCGTTCAAGACCACGCAGGCCTTCCAGATGGACCGGCTGGGCCTGCCCGAGCGGTGGGTGGTGGAGAACTACGTGCACGCCTGGAGCATCGGGGAGTTCGAGACGCTCATTCTGAACAGCGTCGTCTACACCTTCGTCTCCACGCTGGCGGCCATCCTTCTGTCGGCGGCGGCGGGCTTCGCCTTCGCCAAGCTGAGGTCCCGATGGACGCCGCTCCTCCACGGAAGCTTCGTCATCGGTATTCTGCTCACGATCCAGTCGATCATGGTGCCGCTCTTCCTCGCGGCCAACATGGTGCACCTCTACAACAGCCGGGTGGGCGTGCTCCTGGTCTATACCGGCATCAGCCTGCCTATCGGCATCTACCTCTTCACCGCGTACATCCGGAGCATTCCCGACGCCATCGTGGAGTCGGCGCGTGTGGATGGCGCGAGCTACCTCACCATCTTCCACAGGATCGTCTTTCCCATGACCCGACCGGTGGCGGCCACCCTGGCCATCATCAACATTGCCACCATCTGGAACGAGTTCATGCTCATCAACATCCTGGTGTCCGACGACGCGCTCAAGTCCCTGCCCGTGGGGATCCTCAGGTTCTCGGGCGCCCTCTCTTCCGACTACGGGAAGCAGTTCGCCGCGCTGGTGATCGGCATGCTGCCCATGGTCCTTTTCTACCTCGTGTTTAGGAAGCAGATCGCGAAGGGCGTTTCGGCCGGAGCGGTCAAGGGCTAG
- a CDS encoding UxaA family hydrolase, translating into MGESFLGYRRPNGALGVRNHVAIIPVDDISNAAAEGVSRIIQGTLALPHPYGRLQFGADLELFFRTLIGTGANPNVAAAVVIGIEPNWTQRVADGIARTGKPVAAFHIERSGDLKIVEQAARAAKEFVHQASELRREEAPVAELVMSIKCGESDTTSGLASNPTVGKAVERVVAAGGTVLFGETSELTGGEQIVAERIKDPAEREKFQRIFDEYQRAILEQDADLLGSQPTQGNIAGGLTTIEEKALGNIQKIGKAQVDGVLEMAEEPRGRGLYFMNTSSAAAEAITLFAAGGAVLHLFPTGQGNIVGNPIVPVIKLSANPVTVRTMSEHIDLDVSGILTLEESLEQAGDRLMDLILRTASGRRTAAEVLGHREFVLTKLYRSA; encoded by the coding sequence ATGGGAGAGAGCTTTCTCGGTTACCGGAGGCCGAACGGCGCCCTGGGCGTCCGCAACCACGTGGCCATCATCCCCGTGGACGACATCTCTAACGCGGCGGCCGAGGGGGTGAGCCGGATCATCCAGGGCACCCTCGCCCTCCCGCACCCCTACGGGCGGCTCCAGTTCGGGGCGGACCTGGAGCTCTTCTTCCGCACCCTCATCGGCACGGGCGCCAACCCCAACGTCGCGGCGGCGGTGGTCATTGGCATCGAGCCCAACTGGACCCAGCGGGTGGCCGACGGCATCGCCCGCACGGGCAAGCCCGTGGCGGCCTTCCACATCGAGCGGTCGGGAGACCTGAAGATCGTCGAGCAGGCGGCCCGAGCGGCCAAGGAGTTCGTGCACCAGGCGTCCGAGCTGCGGCGCGAGGAGGCGCCCGTGGCGGAGCTGGTGATGAGCATCAAGTGCGGCGAGTCGGACACCACCTCGGGGCTCGCCTCCAACCCCACGGTGGGGAAGGCGGTCGAGCGCGTGGTGGCGGCCGGCGGGACCGTCCTCTTCGGCGAGACCTCGGAGCTGACGGGCGGCGAGCAGATCGTGGCCGAGCGGATCAAGGACCCCGCCGAGCGCGAGAAGTTCCAACGGATCTTCGACGAGTACCAGCGGGCGATCCTGGAGCAGGACGCGGACCTCCTGGGATCCCAGCCCACCCAGGGCAACATCGCGGGGGGACTCACCACCATCGAGGAGAAGGCGCTGGGGAACATCCAGAAGATCGGGAAGGCCCAGGTGGACGGTGTGCTGGAGATGGCCGAGGAGCCCCGGGGGCGTGGCCTCTACTTCATGAACACCTCGTCGGCGGCCGCCGAGGCCATCACCCTCTTCGCGGCCGGCGGGGCGGTGCTGCACCTCTTCCCCACGGGGCAGGGGAACATCGTGGGGAACCCCATCGTCCCCGTGATCAAGCTGAGCGCCAACCCGGTCACGGTGCGCACCATGAGCGAGCACATCGACCTGGACGTCTCGGGGATCCTCACCCTGGAGGAGAGCCTGGAGCAGGCGGGCGACCGGCTGATGGACCTCATTCTGCGGACGGCCTCGGGCCGCAGGACGGCCGCCGAGGTCCTGGGCCATCGGGAATTCGTTCTCACCAAGCTCTACCGGAGTGCGTGA
- a CDS encoding ABC transporter substrate-binding protein, translating into MSHARKRIMLAGWLAAALLAGAVWTNAGALAQGQQGSQEPVVLTVLNFLDATGPGTEREIKEIWNAFERNNPDIKIVREDLFLEPFHQKTEAYAAAGRLPDVFYMWPGGRSMTLHTQRLAKDLGPFVEPMRDEFSEAALVPQAGGYLAMIPFGLSSSHVMYVNTALLDSLGLQVPRTYEELKAMVPTLRAAGKEVILMGAQDDWVVQSTLFSMIVGRLVGDEGMDAILAGKARFTDEPFVKALEFYASLFEDGVLSRRIFQTGYNEVNPLFAQGKAPFLIDGDWKVRNFLTDPSTDEALIPPAEQKHIRMTIFPAIPGEVTHNSTSMVQGDGYGINAKIPTGSRKEEAAWRLVQWLTSTEAQRVRMETGSAFPSRKGVTSDRLEPLAQERSQFYGGLTGTYVLDNVLDPKVYVPINVGLQEIGLGISSPRQVAESVQKAFDAWKASQQ; encoded by the coding sequence ATGAGTCATGCCCGGAAACGCATCATGCTGGCCGGCTGGCTGGCCGCGGCACTGCTGGCGGGCGCCGTGTGGACGAATGCAGGTGCCCTCGCGCAAGGGCAGCAGGGATCCCAGGAACCCGTCGTGCTCACCGTCCTCAACTTCCTGGACGCGACCGGCCCCGGAACAGAGCGGGAGATCAAGGAGATCTGGAACGCCTTCGAGCGCAACAACCCAGACATCAAGATCGTCCGGGAAGATCTCTTCCTGGAGCCCTTCCACCAGAAGACCGAGGCCTACGCGGCGGCCGGCAGGTTGCCCGACGTGTTCTACATGTGGCCGGGCGGCCGGTCCATGACGCTGCACACCCAGCGGCTGGCGAAAGACCTGGGGCCCTTCGTGGAGCCGATGCGGGACGAGTTCTCAGAGGCTGCGCTGGTGCCTCAGGCCGGCGGCTACCTGGCGATGATTCCCTTCGGCCTGTCTTCCAGCCACGTGATGTATGTGAACACGGCCCTCCTCGACAGCCTGGGGCTGCAGGTGCCCAGGACGTATGAGGAGCTGAAGGCCATGGTCCCCACGCTGCGGGCGGCGGGCAAGGAGGTCATCCTCATGGGGGCCCAGGACGACTGGGTCGTCCAGTCCACCCTGTTCAGCATGATCGTGGGCAGGCTGGTGGGCGATGAGGGCATGGATGCGATCCTGGCCGGTAAGGCCCGCTTCACCGACGAGCCCTTCGTCAAGGCGCTGGAGTTCTACGCCTCCCTCTTCGAGGACGGCGTGCTCAGCCGGCGCATCTTCCAGACCGGCTATAACGAGGTCAACCCGCTCTTTGCCCAGGGCAAGGCACCCTTCCTGATCGATGGCGACTGGAAGGTGCGCAACTTCCTCACCGATCCGAGCACGGACGAGGCACTCATCCCTCCGGCGGAGCAGAAGCACATCCGGATGACCATCTTCCCGGCCATTCCGGGCGAAGTGACCCACAACTCCACCTCCATGGTGCAGGGCGACGGCTACGGCATCAACGCCAAGATCCCGACGGGCTCGCGCAAGGAGGAGGCGGCGTGGCGCCTGGTCCAGTGGCTGACCTCCACAGAGGCGCAGAGAGTGCGGATGGAGACAGGCTCCGCCTTCCCGTCCCGAAAGGGCGTGACCAGCGACAGGCTCGAGCCGCTGGCCCAGGAGCGCTCTCAGTTCTACGGAGGACTCACCGGGACCTACGTTCTCGACAACGTCCTCGACCCCAAGGTCTACGTGCCGATCAACGTAGGACTGCAGGAGATCGGCCTCGGGATCTCGTCTCCTCGGCAGGTGGCAGAGTCGGTGCAGAAGGCCTTCGACGCATGGAAGGCCTCGCAGCAGTAG
- the ltrA gene encoding group II intron reverse transcriptase/maturase: MNEGLERIAQRAKADRRCRFTALAHHLTEEFLRETWQGLNRKGAPGVDGATAAEYAANLDANLRMLVDGMKRRYYRAPHVRRVYIPKAGNLEKLRPLGVPTVEDRLLQAAVAHILSAIYEADFLECSYGFRPGRTAHQALAALRNEVMFGGAQWIFEADIRGFFDHLDHDWLMRMLDLRVGDPWILRLVRKWLSAGILDHGQVTVPEEGTPQGGPISPILANVYLHYALDLWFEKVVRPRCVGKATLIRFADDFVVFFQSETDARRFAAALPARLAKFTLTLAEEKTNLLPFGRRHWRLGQSHPYHFDFLGFRHHLGTDRKGRMAVVRIPSPKSVRKFLAEVKERLRQHMHDRPQDQQAALAAKLQGFYQYFSLWHTYRKLSVVRREVLRLWKCILEHRSQRGARTWAR, translated from the coding sequence ATGAACGAGGGACTGGAACGTATCGCGCAGAGGGCCAAGGCGGACCGGAGGTGTCGGTTTACCGCCCTGGCCCACCACCTCACGGAGGAGTTCCTCCGTGAGACCTGGCAGGGGCTCAATCGGAAGGGAGCCCCCGGAGTCGACGGCGCGACGGCAGCAGAGTACGCCGCGAACCTGGACGCGAATCTGAGAATGCTCGTTGACGGGATGAAGCGGCGATACTACCGGGCACCCCACGTGCGCAGGGTCTACATACCGAAGGCGGGCAACCTGGAGAAGCTCAGGCCGCTCGGGGTACCGACGGTCGAAGACCGCCTCCTTCAGGCGGCGGTCGCTCACATCCTGTCGGCGATCTACGAGGCGGACTTCCTGGAATGCTCGTACGGCTTCAGACCGGGACGGACGGCGCATCAGGCGCTGGCCGCCCTCCGCAACGAGGTGATGTTCGGCGGGGCCCAGTGGATCTTCGAGGCTGACATTCGCGGCTTCTTCGACCACCTGGACCACGACTGGCTGATGCGCATGCTCGACCTCCGGGTTGGTGACCCGTGGATCCTACGCCTCGTCCGCAAGTGGCTGAGCGCCGGGATCCTCGACCACGGGCAGGTGACGGTGCCAGAGGAGGGCACCCCGCAAGGGGGACCGATCTCGCCGATCCTGGCCAACGTCTACCTGCACTATGCCCTCGACCTCTGGTTCGAGAAGGTCGTGCGTCCACGCTGCGTGGGGAAGGCGACCCTGATCCGCTTCGCTGATGACTTCGTCGTCTTCTTCCAGAGCGAGACGGACGCCAGGCGATTCGCGGCGGCCTTGCCGGCGCGGCTGGCGAAGTTCACCCTCACGCTCGCCGAAGAGAAGACGAACCTGCTTCCCTTTGGGCGGCGGCACTGGCGGCTCGGGCAGAGCCACCCGTACCACTTCGACTTCCTTGGATTCCGCCACCACCTCGGGACGGATCGCAAGGGCCGCATGGCGGTCGTACGCATCCCGTCGCCGAAGAGCGTGCGGAAGTTCCTCGCGGAAGTGAAGGAGCGGCTCAGGCAGCACATGCACGACCGACCGCAGGACCAGCAGGCCGCGCTGGCAGCAAAGCTCCAGGGCTTCTACCAGTACTTCAGCCTCTGGCACACGTATCGGAAACTCTCCGTCGTGCGGCGAGAAGTGCTGAGGCTCTGGAAGTGCATACTGGAGCACCGTAGCCAACGCGGAGCCCGAACATGGGCGCGCTGA